In Lagopus muta isolate bLagMut1 chromosome 29, bLagMut1 primary, whole genome shotgun sequence, one genomic interval encodes:
- the MCL1 gene encoding induced myeloid leukemia cell differentiation protein Mcl-1 — translation MFAVKRNAVIGFNLYCGGGGPGLVPASPAGDQTPPPPAAAPAATAAEVPRPLIGSAGLWAAGGRAEAPRAPIGSEATPRVPLGSAAARRLPSDSAPRPVALWSPEEELDGCEPESERGPGGDSLPSTPPELPDELRRDSLELILRYLREAAGEAEPGVKKLFPGLLGGPGRPGRTGGAVMEKALETLRRVGDGVMQKHELAFQGMLRKLEIKKEEDLQAVCEVAAHVFSDGVTNWGRVVTLISFGAFVAKHLKSINQEKCISSLAGIITDALVSSKREWLMSQGGWEGFVDFFRVEDLESSIRNVLMAFAGVAGLGASLAYMIR, via the exons ATGTTTGCGGTCAAGCGGAACGCCGTCATCGGCTTCAACCTCTACTGCGGCGGTGGAGGCCCGGGCCTGGTGCCCGCTTCGCCAGCAGGAGATCAaaccccgccgccccccgccgccgctccggcCGCCACCGCCGCTGAGGTACCGCGGCCTCTGATTGGTTCCGCGGGGCTGTGGGCCGCCGGCGGCCGCGCCGAAGCCCCCCGCGCTCCGATTGGCTCCGAAGCGACTCCCCGCGTTCCGCTTGGTTCCGCCGCTGCCCGCCGTCTGCCGTCGGACTCCGCGCCGCGGCCCGTCGCGCTGTGGAGCCCCGAGGAGGAGTTGGACGGCTGCGAGCCCGAGTCCGAACGCGGCCCAGGAGGCGATTCGTTACCCAGCACGCCGCCCGAGCTGCCCGACGAGCTGCGGCGGGACTCCTTGGAGCTCATCCTCCGGTACCTCCGGGAGGCGGCCGGAGAGGCCGAGCCCGGCGTTAAGAAGCTTTTTCCGGGGCTCTTGGGAGGGCCGGGGCGGCCCGGCAGGACGGGTGGAGCCGTCATGGAGAAAGCGCTGGAAACGCTGCGGAGGGTCGGGGACGGAGTGATGCAGAAACACGAATTGGCCTTCCAGG GAATGCTTCGGAAGCTGGAAATCAAAAAAGAAGAAGACCTGCAGGCGGTGTGCGAGGTGGCTGCTCACGTTTTCAGTGATGGAGTAACAAACTGGGGCCGAGTCGTCACGCTCATCTCATTTGGTGCCTTTGTTGCAAAACACCTGAAAAGCATCAACCAGGAGAAGTGCATCAGCTCGCTGGCGGGGATCATCACAGACGCTTTGGTCTCATCCAAACGCGAGTGGCTGATGAGCCAGGGAGGCTGG GAGGGCTTTGTCGACTTCTTCCGAGTGGAGGACCTGGAAAGCAGCATCAGGAATGTGCTGATGGCCTTTGCAGGAGTGGCCGGCCTGGGGGCGAGCTTGGCCTACATGATCCGGTGA